A window of the Bacteroidota bacterium genome harbors these coding sequences:
- a CDS encoding gliding motility-associated C-terminal domain-containing protein gives NGCTQTQTVTVNSVNTLSVTATSTQSGCTVNNGTATANPSSGTIPYTYQWNNLQTTQTATGLGAGNYSITVTDANGCIQTQTITVTTLSSPTATATATSQTIIMGNATTLIATGGGTYSWSPSIGLSCANCSNPTATPSQTTVYCVFVTNANNCTDSACIIIIVEFSCNANAVYVPNAFSPNDDEQNDLECVFGNNCIRELLFIIYNRWGEKVFETTDLKICWDGRYKGKLWGSTPSEESAAVFVYYLQATLTNGEKIKKKGNISLIR, from the coding sequence CAACGGCTGCACGCAAACACAAACCGTAACAGTAAATTCTGTTAACACATTGAGCGTAACCGCTACTTCCACTCAAAGCGGATGCACAGTGAATAACGGAACTGCCACTGCTAATCCAAGCAGCGGAACTATTCCCTATACGTATCAGTGGAACAACTTGCAAACCACTCAAACTGCTACAGGACTCGGAGCGGGAAATTATTCCATTACAGTTACCGATGCCAACGGCTGCATTCAAACACAAACCATAACAGTAACTACTCTCTCCAGTCCCACTGCAACTGCTACTGCCACAAGCCAAACTATTATTATGGGGAATGCCACTACTCTCATTGCCACAGGAGGCGGAACGTATTCGTGGTCACCATCTATAGGGTTGAGCTGCGCCAATTGTTCTAATCCAACGGCCACTCCATCTCAAACCACTGTTTATTGCGTTTTTGTTACGAATGCGAATAATTGTACCGACAGCGCCTGCATAATCATTATAGTTGAATTTTCCTGTAACGCAAACGCTGTCTATGTCCCCAATGCATTTTCTCCGAATGATGATGAGCAGAATGATTTGGAATGTGTTTTTGGGAATAATTGCATTAGAGAACTTTTGTTTATAATATACAACCGCTGGGGAGAAAAAGTATTTGAAACTACTGACCTGAAAATATGCTGGGATGGAAGGTACAAAGGCAAATTATGGGGCTCCACTCCTTCGGAGGAAAGCGCGGCAGTGTTTGTTTATTATCTGCAAGCAACGCTTACTAACGGAGAAAAAATAAAGAAGAAGGGGAATATTAGTTTGATAAGGTGA